In one Myotis daubentonii chromosome 1, mMyoDau2.1, whole genome shotgun sequence genomic region, the following are encoded:
- the LOC132225543 gene encoding dehydrogenase/reductase SDR family member 2, mitochondrial-like: MTSMFRATSWAFKGLQCSSVLSARMSSKTADRSGPLAGKVAVVTGSTSGIGFAIARRLAQDGAHVVVSSRKQQNVDQALAALQGEGLSVSGTVCHVGKAEDRDRLVATALRHSGNVDFLVCVAGVNPYVGSTLESSEEIWDKILNVNVKAPALLLSQLLPHMENRGGSSVVLVSSVMAYIPAARLGAYNVSKAAILGLTKTLSLELAPKDIRVNCLVPGLIDTAFSKVAFGDPDFWNHLKGCHEIQRVGQPEDCSGLVSFLCSPDASYITGESIVVAGFSPHLGRT; this comes from the exons ATGACTAGCATGTTCAGGGCCACGTCTTGGGCCTTTAAGGGTCTTCAATGCTCCTCAGTCCTCTCAGCAAGAATGAGCAGCAAAACAGCAGATAGAAGCGGTCCACTGGCTGGGAAAGTGGCTGTGGTCACTGGGTCCACAAGCGG GATTGGCTTTGCCATCGCCCGGCGTCTGGCCCAGGACGGGGCCCACGTGGTGGTCAGCAGCCGGAAGCAGCAGAACGTGGACCAGGCACTGGCAgcgctgcagggggaggggctgagcgTGTCTGGCACCGTGTGCCACGTGGGGAAGGCTGAGGACCGAGACCGGCTGGTGGCCACG GCCCTGAGACATTCCGGGAATGTTGACTTCCTGGTGTGTGTGGCAGGAGTCAATCCCTACGTGGGAAGTACCTTGGAGAGCAGTGAGGAAATCTGGGACAAG ATCTTGAATGTCAATGTGAaggccccagccctgctgctgagCCAGCTGCTGCCCCACATGGAGaacagggg GGGAAGCTCTGTGGTTCTGGTCTCCTCAGTTATGGCATATATACCAGCAGCT AGACTAGGGGCCTACAATGTCAGTAAAGCAGCCATTCTGGGACTCACCAAGACCCTGTCATTGGAGCTGGCACCAAAGGATATCCGGGTGAACTGCCTAGTTCCAGGACTAATTGACACAGCCTTCAGCAAAGTG GCGTTTGGGGATCCAGACTTTTGGAACCATTTGAAGGGATGCCATGAAATACAGAG AGtgggtcagcctgaggactgTTCGGGGCTGGTGTCCTTCCTCTGCTCTCCAGATGCCAGCTACATCACCGGTGAGAGCATTGTGGTGGCTGGCTTCTCACCCCACCTCGGAAGGACATGA